Proteins encoded in a region of the Methylosinus trichosporium OB3b genome:
- a CDS encoding single-stranded DNA-binding protein, with translation MGITFVVFSTATARYIEKYIGKGDLVHARGRVRQNSYERDDGERVFTVDLICNDFSRLARAADNRDGEYRDAEGRNDSIGRGQRSASSATDDAIPY, from the coding sequence CTGGGGATCACTTTCGTCGTTTTCTCGACCGCCACGGCGCGGTACATCGAAAAATATATCGGCAAAGGCGATCTCGTTCACGCGCGCGGCCGCGTCCGCCAGAACAGCTACGAGCGCGACGATGGCGAGCGTGTCTTCACCGTCGATCTCATCTGCAATGATTTCTCGCGCCTCGCGCGGGCCGCCGACAATCGTGATGGAGAGTATCGCGACGCTGAGGGGCGAAACGACTCCATCGGGCGCGGGCAAAGGAGCGCGTCTTCCGCCACGGATGACGCCATTCCCTATTGA
- a CDS encoding DUF5671 domain-containing protein has translation MNADLKEFVRRALDRKAGRDEIEQTLRAAGWTRPHIATAMNAFADVDFVTPVPKPKPFLSAREVFIYLVMFIALYKTVYDIGSVGFDYVTHFFPDPAVDRSFIFSDGLRWSISSLIVVSPVFFYTFHLVNKSIAADPVRRDSRTRKALTYLTLLIATITLICDVSYLIYSGLGGEMSIRIALKTLIVAILAGGNFFYFLSEMRQGERV, from the coding sequence ATGAATGCTGATTTGAAGGAATTTGTTCGTCGCGCCTTGGACAGGAAGGCCGGACGCGACGAGATTGAGCAAACATTGCGCGCAGCCGGATGGACACGACCGCACATCGCCACAGCCATGAACGCCTTTGCAGATGTAGATTTTGTCACCCCCGTGCCAAAACCCAAGCCATTCCTCTCGGCGCGCGAGGTTTTTATTTATCTCGTCATGTTTATTGCGCTTTATAAAACCGTCTACGACATAGGGTCGGTGGGCTTCGACTATGTGACACATTTTTTCCCAGATCCTGCGGTCGACCGGAGTTTCATTTTTTCCGACGGTCTGCGTTGGAGCATCTCCTCGCTCATCGTGGTGTCCCCCGTGTTTTTCTACACGTTCCACCTCGTCAACAAATCGATCGCCGCCGATCCTGTCCGGCGCGACTCACGAACGCGAAAAGCGCTCACCTATCTCACGCTGCTCATTGCGACCATCACTCTGATTTGCGACGTGAGCTATCTCATTTACAGCGGACTCGGCGGCGAAATGTCCATTCGTATCGCGCTCAAGACTTTGATCGTCGCCATTCTCGCTGGCGGCAATTTTTTCTATTTTCTGTCCGAGATGCGGCAGGGAGAGCGCGTATGA
- a CDS encoding BPSL0067 family protein: protein MLRNMDMSRHDGGGGGQGGRRGRLVVSCRLIAVALAVGAGWALWAPTPGIADPTPVVERGLPATVIPTYREKGAPNFSYPTGGTDTGGGNGGGGNGGGHGYNGDGGIGAGTIATDYSQYNGQSVGSGQCVALAQATSDVGLTSTWVPGERVEGASDIATGTVIATFGDDGTYTNTPGQSHTAIYLGQNDQGIQVMDQWLNQPAHYRTIYWTGNNQYEAGDKFYVVSH, encoded by the coding sequence ATGTTGCGCAATATGGATATGTCCCGTCATGACGGCGGCGGAGGAGGGCAAGGTGGAAGACGAGGGCGACTCGTCGTCTCATGTCGATTGATTGCGGTGGCTCTCGCCGTGGGCGCGGGGTGGGCGTTGTGGGCGCCGACCCCGGGGATAGCCGATCCGACCCCTGTCGTCGAACGCGGACTGCCGGCCACCGTGATTCCGACGTATCGCGAGAAAGGCGCGCCGAATTTCAGCTATCCGACCGGCGGAACGGATACCGGTGGCGGGAACGGAGGCGGAGGAAATGGTGGAGGCCATGGGTATAATGGCGATGGCGGCATTGGCGCCGGAACGATCGCAACGGACTACAGTCAATACAACGGACAGAGCGTCGGAAGCGGGCAATGCGTCGCGCTGGCGCAGGCGACATCCGACGTCGGCCTGACGTCGACCTGGGTTCCGGGCGAACGTGTCGAGGGCGCTAGCGACATTGCAACGGGAACTGTGATCGCGACTTTTGGCGATGACGGGACATACACGAACACGCCGGGCCAGAGTCACACGGCGATTTACCTCGGTCAGAACGATCAGGGTATACAGGTAATGGACCAGTGGTTGAATCAGCCGGCCCATTACCGGACGATATATTGGACTGGGAACAATCAATATGAAGCGGGAGATAAATTTTATGTCGTATCGCACTAA
- a CDS encoding ParB N-terminal domain-containing protein, translating into MAQPHIDAGSKEPNSNKRGRVAPSEPADRQIVAEVEADGGDNLGTAAEHARVRMELRHVDPRSLKPNPNNPRRTAPSEHADRQMIANIKATGITQPPVVRPDGDDLVIVAGHGRVRAAIGAGFTEILVLVRGPDDGADNLRALSENVVRMQMAPVDQWRTIEALISDHWTEEAIGGALALPVRTIKKLRLLAHIHPDMLDQIAKGDMPQESHLRTIAAAGADEQASVWKKHKPKKGQETVIWHEVARALTKRRLYAKIAKFGPDEEQAFGIVWEDDLFEQGDQDNRYTTQVEAFFAAQAAWIEANLPKNGVILQIDEYGQGKLPPKAERNWGQPRKSDTIGRYVDTRDGSVKEIVFRVPKADPKTAKKGKTGAGAGESETISEPTRTRPEITQKGLAIIGDFRTDALAKALAENEIDDFTLLGLLVVAFGADNVDVKASGYSSGLRRGLAHRLANEGRITQDAALVRKAARDMLAHVLNCRPGYHSSGVAARLVGDAIGADAHLPNMATDDFLSSLSKAALEKAAAAHSVLPRPRAKETRAAFIEHVSGATFVLPAARFALSEEEIASEFARTTERSEDDEGNVDGPAPEIGASDEDSDPEEDHQAEELD; encoded by the coding sequence ATGGCACAGCCTCACATCGATGCTGGCTCTAAAGAGCCCAATTCCAACAAGCGCGGCCGCGTCGCTCCCAGCGAGCCTGCCGATCGCCAAATCGTCGCCGAAGTCGAGGCGGACGGCGGCGACAATCTCGGCACGGCGGCGGAGCACGCCCGCGTCCGTATGGAATTGCGTCACGTCGATCCACGCTCTCTCAAGCCCAATCCCAACAATCCCCGTCGCACCGCTCCCAGCGAACATGCCGACCGGCAAATGATCGCCAATATCAAGGCCACCGGCATTACGCAGCCGCCCGTGGTGCGTCCCGACGGCGACGATCTCGTCATCGTCGCCGGTCATGGCCGCGTGCGCGCCGCCATCGGCGCTGGCTTCACCGAAATCCTGGTCCTCGTCCGCGGCCCCGACGACGGCGCCGACAATCTCCGCGCGCTCTCCGAGAACGTCGTACGCATGCAGATGGCGCCGGTCGACCAGTGGCGCACGATCGAAGCGCTCATTTCCGATCACTGGACGGAAGAGGCGATCGGCGGCGCACTCGCCCTACCCGTGCGGACGATCAAGAAATTGCGCCTGCTCGCCCATATTCATCCGGACATGCTCGACCAGATCGCCAAGGGCGATATGCCGCAGGAAAGTCATCTGCGTACCATCGCCGCCGCTGGCGCCGACGAGCAGGCGTCCGTCTGGAAGAAGCACAAGCCCAAGAAGGGCCAAGAGACGGTCATTTGGCACGAAGTCGCTCGCGCGCTCACCAAGCGGCGTCTCTACGCCAAGATCGCGAAGTTCGGTCCCGACGAAGAGCAGGCTTTCGGCATCGTGTGGGAGGATGATTTGTTCGAGCAGGGCGATCAGGACAACCGCTACACCACCCAGGTCGAAGCGTTCTTCGCCGCGCAGGCCGCATGGATCGAAGCCAATCTGCCGAAAAATGGGGTCATTTTGCAAATTGATGAATACGGCCAGGGCAAGCTGCCGCCGAAGGCCGAGCGGAATTGGGGGCAGCCGAGAAAGAGCGACACGATCGGCCGTTACGTCGACACTCGCGACGGATCGGTGAAGGAAATCGTCTTTCGTGTGCCCAAGGCGGATCCGAAGACCGCAAAGAAGGGAAAGACTGGGGCGGGCGCCGGCGAGTCCGAGACGATTTCCGAACCGACCCGCACCCGCCCCGAGATCACGCAAAAAGGTCTCGCGATCATCGGCGATTTCCGCACCGACGCCCTGGCCAAAGCGCTGGCGGAAAACGAGATCGACGACTTCACGCTTCTCGGTCTGCTCGTCGTCGCCTTCGGCGCCGACAATGTCGATGTGAAAGCCAGCGGCTACTCCTCGGGCCTGCGTCGAGGCCTCGCGCACCGGCTCGCCAATGAGGGACGGATCACCCAGGACGCTGCCCTCGTTCGGAAGGCCGCGCGCGACATGCTGGCCCATGTTCTCAATTGCCGCCCCGGCTATCATTCGAGCGGCGTCGCCGCCCGCCTCGTCGGGGACGCGATCGGCGCGGACGCGCATCTTCCCAATATGGCCACGGACGATTTTCTCTCGTCGCTGTCGAAGGCCGCGCTCGAAAAGGCCGCCGCGGCGCACTCCGTGCTGCCCCGTCCGCGCGCCAAGGAGACGCGCGCCGCCTTCATCGAGCACGTCTCCGGCGCAACATTCGTGCTTCCGGCCGCGCGCTTCGCCCTTTCCGAAGAGGAGATCGCGAGCGAGTTCGCCCGGACGACCGAACGCTCCGAGGACGACGAGGGGAATGTCGACGGCCCCGCTCCGGAGATCGGCGCCTCCGACGAGGACTCCGATCCCGAAGAGGATCACCAAGCGGAGGAATTGGACTGA